One stretch of Bos indicus x Bos taurus breed Angus x Brahman F1 hybrid chromosome 22, Bos_hybrid_MaternalHap_v2.0, whole genome shotgun sequence DNA includes these proteins:
- the MST1 gene encoding hepatocyte growth factor-like protein isoform X1 — protein sequence MGLWWVTVQPPARRMGWLPLLLLLIWFSGAPGQRSPLNDFQVLRGTELQHLLHSVGPGPWQEDVANAEECAGLCGPLLDCRAFHYNLSSHGCQLLPWTQHSPHTRLQRSGRCDLFQKKNYVRTCIVDNGVEYRGTVAITVGGLPCQRWSHRFPNDHKFTPTLRNGLEENFCRNPDRDPGGPWCYTTDPAVRFQSCGIKSCREAACLWCNGEDYRGSVDSTESGRECQRWDLQHPHPHPFEPGFWTKIWTTTIAGIRTARSGPGAIPPTRRWRESSATSPAAVQREGGPWEGTWDTWGRGLGARGRAGRDPAKGQRPWGSAPARHRVSAPTPAPTGLGPSKGPRHSRARKPRRSTASAGKARATGAQSTPPPRACPASVGMHSSHISIALRRKSMRAKTFGRTSVETPTDRRRPGASHRGLACAWPSVTRSGAAPTTCGPRTATMARGNCTAALLARPERASGVRTGRLRRHISRSSSTLLPRTRPWRKTSAGTQTGIVTGPGATPRTQELHSTTVRCGAVMMTNSRPSWRLHVWTWARRSLWPLCTPRSIQLGVSPSTLCPLDQVLFDKCGKRVTRVDPLHSKLRVVGGQPGNSPWTVSLRNRQGQHFCGGSLVKEQWVLTARQCFSSCHMSLVGYEVWLGTLFQDPQPGEPDLQHIPMAKMVCGPSGSQLVLLKLERPVILNQRVALICLPPERYVVPPGTRCEIAGWGETKGTGDDTVLNIALLSVISNQECNVKHRGRVRESEMCTAGLLAPVGACEGDYGGPLACFTHDCWVLQGIIIPNRVCARPRWPAIFMRVSVFVDWIHKVMRLG from the exons ATGGGGCTGTGGTGGGTCACAGTGCAGCCTCCAGCCAGGAGGATGGGGTGGCTGCCACTCCTGCTGCTTCTGATATGGTTCTCAGGGGCCCCTG GGCAGCGCTCGCCCTTGAATGACTTCCAGGTGCTTCGGGGTACGGAGCTGCAACACCTGCTACACTCAGTGGGGCCCGGGCCTTGGCAAGAAGATGTGGCAAATGCTGAGGAATGTGCAGGCCTCTGTGGGCCCCTCCTGGACTGCAG GGCCTTCCACTACAACTTGAGCAGCCATGGTTGCCAGTTGCTGCCATGGACCCAGCACTCACCTCATACACGACTGCAGCGTTCCGGGCGCTGTGACCTCTTCCAAAAGAAAA ACTATGTTCGCACCTGCATCGTGGACAACGGGGTCGAGTACCGGGGCACTGTGGCCATCACTGTGGGTGGCCTACCCTGCCAGCGCTGGAGCCACAGGTTTCCCAATGACCACAA GTTCACACCCACACTCCGGAACGGCTTGGAGGAGAACTTCTGCCGCAACCCGGACAGGGACCCGGGAGGTCCCTGGTGCTATACAACCGACCCTGCCGTGCGCTTCCAGAGCTGCGGCATAAAGTCCTGCCGAGAGG CCGCTTGCCTTTGGTGCAATGGCGAGGATTACCGCGGCTCAGTGGACAGCACCGAGTCAGGACGCGAATGTCAACGCTGGGACCTGCAGCACCCGCACCCACACCCCTTCGAGCCCG GTTTCTGGACAAAAATCTGGACGACAACTATTGCCGGAATCCGGACGGCTCGGAGCGGCCCTGGTGCTATACCACCGACCCGCAGATGGAGAGAGAGTTCTGCGACCTCCCCCGCTGCGGTACAGCGTGAGGGCGGGCCCTGGGAGGGCACCTGGGATACGTGGGGGCGTGGCCTGGGGGCGAGAGGCAGGGCTGGGCGTGACCCGGCGAAGGGCCAGAGACCCTGGGGCTCCGCACCAGCCCGCCACCGGGTCTCAGCTCCGACTCCGGCTCCGACCGGCCTCGGTCCATCCAAGGGTCCGAGGCACAGCCGAGCCAGGAAGCCACGACGCTCAACTGCTTCCGCGGGAAAGGCGAGGGCTACCGGGGCACAGTCAACACCACCGCCGCGGGCGTGCCCTGCCAGCGTTGGGATGCACAGCTCCCACATCAGCATCGCTTTGCGCCGGAAAAGTATGCGTGCAA AGACCTTCGGGAGAACTTCTGTCGAAACCCCGACGGATCGGAGGCGCCCTGGTGCTTCACATCGCGGCCTGGCATGCGCATGGCCTTCTGTTACCAGATCCGGCGCTGCACCGACGACGTGCGGCCCGAGG ACTGCTACCATGGCGCGGGGGAACTGTACCGCGGCTCTGTTAGCAAGACCCGAAAGGGCATCCGGTGTCAGAACTGGTCGGCTGAGACGCCACATAAGCCGCA GTTCAAGCACACTTCTGCCCCGCACACGCCCCTGGAGGAAAACTTCTGCCGGAACCCAGACGGGGATAGTCACGGGCCCTGGTGCTACACCACGGACCCAGGAACTCCATTCGACTACTGTGCGCTGCGGCGCTGTG ATGATGACCAACAGCCGTCCATCCTGGAGACTGCACGTATGGACCTGGGCCAGGCGTTCCTTGTGGCCCCTTTGCACCCCCAGGTCCATCCAGTTGGGGGTCTCACCCAGCACACTCTGTCCCCTAGACCAGGTGCTGTTTGATAAATGTGGCAAGAGAGTGACACGAGTGGACCCGTTGCACTCCAAGCTGCGTGTGGTCGGGGGCCAGCCTGGGAACTCACCCTGGACAGTCAGCTTGCGCAACCG GCAGGGCCAGCACTTCTGCGGAGGCTCCCTAGTGAAGGAGCAGTGGGTTCTGACTGCCCGGCAGTGTTTCTCCTCCTG CCATATGTCTCTCGTGGGCTATGAGGTGTGGCTGGGCACCCTGTTCCAGGACCCACAGCCTGGGGAGCCAGACCTGCAGCACATCCCAATGGCCAAGATGGTCTGTGGGCCCTCTGGTTCCCAGCTTGTTCTGCTCAAGTTGGAGAG ACCCGTGATCCTGAACCAGCGTGTGGCCCTGATCTGCCTGCCCCCTGAGCGGTATGTGGTGCCTCCAGGCACCAGGTGTGAGATTGCAGGCTGGGGTGAGACCAAAG GTACAGGGGATGACACGGTCCTGAACATAGCCCTCCTGAGTGTCATCTCCAACCAGGAATGTAATGTCAAGCACCGAGGACGCGTACGGGAGAGTGAGATGTGTACTGCAGGACTGCTGGCCCCAGTGGGAGCCTGTGAG GGTGACTACGGGGGCCCACTTGCCTGCTTTACTCATGACTGCTGGGTCCTGCAGGGAATTATAATCCCCAACCGAGTGTGCGCACGGCCCCGCTGGCCAGCCATCTTCATGCGTGTCTCTGTGTTTGTGGACTGGATTCACAAGGTCATGAGGCTGGGCTAG
- the MST1 gene encoding hepatocyte growth factor-like protein isoform X2, translated as MGLWWVTVQPPARRMGWLPLLLLLIWFSGAPGQRSPLNDFQVLRGTELQHLLHSVGPGPWQEDVANAEECAGLCGPLLDCRAFHYNLSSHGCQLLPWTQHSPHTRLQRSGRCDLFQKKNYVRTCIVDNGVEYRGTVAITVGGLPCQRWSHRFPNDHKFTPTLRNGLEENFCRNPDRDPGGPWCYTTDPAVRFQSCGIKSCREAACLWCNGEDYRGSVDSTESGRECQRWDLQHPHPHPFEPGFWTKIWTTTIAGIRTARSGPGAIPPTRRWRESSATSPAAGPRHSRARKPRRSTASAGKARATGAQSTPPPRACPASVGMHSSHISIALRRKSMRAKTFGRTSVETPTDRRRPGASHRGLACAWPSVTRSGAAPTTCGPRTATMARGNCTAALLARPERASGVRTGRLRRHISRSSSTLLPRTRPWRKTSAGTQTGIVTGPGATPRTQELHSTTVRCGAVMMTNSRPSWRLHVWTWARRSLWPLCTPRSIQLGVSPSTLCPLDQVLFDKCGKRVTRVDPLHSKLRVVGGQPGNSPWTVSLRNRQGQHFCGGSLVKEQWVLTARQCFSSCHMSLVGYEVWLGTLFQDPQPGEPDLQHIPMAKMVCGPSGSQLVLLKLERPVILNQRVALICLPPERYVVPPGTRCEIAGWGETKGTGDDTVLNIALLSVISNQECNVKHRGRVRESEMCTAGLLAPVGACEGDYGGPLACFTHDCWVLQGIIIPNRVCARPRWPAIFMRVSVFVDWIHKVMRLG; from the exons ATGGGGCTGTGGTGGGTCACAGTGCAGCCTCCAGCCAGGAGGATGGGGTGGCTGCCACTCCTGCTGCTTCTGATATGGTTCTCAGGGGCCCCTG GGCAGCGCTCGCCCTTGAATGACTTCCAGGTGCTTCGGGGTACGGAGCTGCAACACCTGCTACACTCAGTGGGGCCCGGGCCTTGGCAAGAAGATGTGGCAAATGCTGAGGAATGTGCAGGCCTCTGTGGGCCCCTCCTGGACTGCAG GGCCTTCCACTACAACTTGAGCAGCCATGGTTGCCAGTTGCTGCCATGGACCCAGCACTCACCTCATACACGACTGCAGCGTTCCGGGCGCTGTGACCTCTTCCAAAAGAAAA ACTATGTTCGCACCTGCATCGTGGACAACGGGGTCGAGTACCGGGGCACTGTGGCCATCACTGTGGGTGGCCTACCCTGCCAGCGCTGGAGCCACAGGTTTCCCAATGACCACAA GTTCACACCCACACTCCGGAACGGCTTGGAGGAGAACTTCTGCCGCAACCCGGACAGGGACCCGGGAGGTCCCTGGTGCTATACAACCGACCCTGCCGTGCGCTTCCAGAGCTGCGGCATAAAGTCCTGCCGAGAGG CCGCTTGCCTTTGGTGCAATGGCGAGGATTACCGCGGCTCAGTGGACAGCACCGAGTCAGGACGCGAATGTCAACGCTGGGACCTGCAGCACCCGCACCCACACCCCTTCGAGCCCG GTTTCTGGACAAAAATCTGGACGACAACTATTGCCGGAATCCGGACGGCTCGGAGCGGCCCTGGTGCTATACCACCGACCCGCAGATGGAGAGAGAGTTCTGCGACCTCCCCCGCTGCG GGTCCGAGGCACAGCCGAGCCAGGAAGCCACGACGCTCAACTGCTTCCGCGGGAAAGGCGAGGGCTACCGGGGCACAGTCAACACCACCGCCGCGGGCGTGCCCTGCCAGCGTTGGGATGCACAGCTCCCACATCAGCATCGCTTTGCGCCGGAAAAGTATGCGTGCAA AGACCTTCGGGAGAACTTCTGTCGAAACCCCGACGGATCGGAGGCGCCCTGGTGCTTCACATCGCGGCCTGGCATGCGCATGGCCTTCTGTTACCAGATCCGGCGCTGCACCGACGACGTGCGGCCCGAGG ACTGCTACCATGGCGCGGGGGAACTGTACCGCGGCTCTGTTAGCAAGACCCGAAAGGGCATCCGGTGTCAGAACTGGTCGGCTGAGACGCCACATAAGCCGCA GTTCAAGCACACTTCTGCCCCGCACACGCCCCTGGAGGAAAACTTCTGCCGGAACCCAGACGGGGATAGTCACGGGCCCTGGTGCTACACCACGGACCCAGGAACTCCATTCGACTACTGTGCGCTGCGGCGCTGTG ATGATGACCAACAGCCGTCCATCCTGGAGACTGCACGTATGGACCTGGGCCAGGCGTTCCTTGTGGCCCCTTTGCACCCCCAGGTCCATCCAGTTGGGGGTCTCACCCAGCACACTCTGTCCCCTAGACCAGGTGCTGTTTGATAAATGTGGCAAGAGAGTGACACGAGTGGACCCGTTGCACTCCAAGCTGCGTGTGGTCGGGGGCCAGCCTGGGAACTCACCCTGGACAGTCAGCTTGCGCAACCG GCAGGGCCAGCACTTCTGCGGAGGCTCCCTAGTGAAGGAGCAGTGGGTTCTGACTGCCCGGCAGTGTTTCTCCTCCTG CCATATGTCTCTCGTGGGCTATGAGGTGTGGCTGGGCACCCTGTTCCAGGACCCACAGCCTGGGGAGCCAGACCTGCAGCACATCCCAATGGCCAAGATGGTCTGTGGGCCCTCTGGTTCCCAGCTTGTTCTGCTCAAGTTGGAGAG ACCCGTGATCCTGAACCAGCGTGTGGCCCTGATCTGCCTGCCCCCTGAGCGGTATGTGGTGCCTCCAGGCACCAGGTGTGAGATTGCAGGCTGGGGTGAGACCAAAG GTACAGGGGATGACACGGTCCTGAACATAGCCCTCCTGAGTGTCATCTCCAACCAGGAATGTAATGTCAAGCACCGAGGACGCGTACGGGAGAGTGAGATGTGTACTGCAGGACTGCTGGCCCCAGTGGGAGCCTGTGAG GGTGACTACGGGGGCCCACTTGCCTGCTTTACTCATGACTGCTGGGTCCTGCAGGGAATTATAATCCCCAACCGAGTGTGCGCACGGCCCCGCTGGCCAGCCATCTTCATGCGTGTCTCTGTGTTTGTGGACTGGATTCACAAGGTCATGAGGCTGGGCTAG
- the MST1 gene encoding hepatocyte growth factor-like protein isoform X3, whose translation MGLWWVTVQPPARRMGWLPLLLLLIWFSGAPGQRSPLNDFQVLRGTELQHLLHSVGPGPWQEDVANAEECAGLCGPLLDCRAFHYNLSSHGCQLLPWTQHSPHTRLQRSGRCDLFQKKNYVRTCIVDNGVEYRGTVAITVGGLPCQRWSHRFPNDHKFTPTLRNGLEENFCRNPDRDPGGPWCYTTDPAVRFQSCGIKSCREAACLWCNGEDYRGSVDSTESGRECQRWDLQHPHPHPFEPGKFLDKNLDDNYCRNPDGSERPWCYTTDPQMEREFCDLPRCGSEAQPSQEATTLNCFRGKGEGYRGTVNTTAAGVPCQRWDAQLPHQHRFAPEKYACKDLRENFCRNPDGSEAPWCFTSRPGMRMAFCYQIRRCTDDVRPEDCYHGAGELYRGSVSKTRKGIRCQNWSAETPHKPQFKHTSAPHTPLEENFCRNPDGDSHGPWCYTTDPGTPFDYCALRRCDDDQQPSILETAHQVLFDKCGKRVTRVDPLHSKLRVVGGQPGNSPWTVSLRNRQGQHFCGGSLVKEQWVLTARQCFSSCHMSLVGYEVWLGTLFQDPQPGEPDLQHIPMAKMVCGPSGSQLVLLKLERPVILNQRVALICLPPERYVVPPGTRCEIAGWGETKGTGDDTVLNIALLSVISNQECNVKHRGRVRESEMCTAGLLAPVGACEGDYGGPLACFTHDCWVLQGIIIPNRVCARPRWPAIFMRVSVFVDWIHKVMRLG comes from the exons ATGGGGCTGTGGTGGGTCACAGTGCAGCCTCCAGCCAGGAGGATGGGGTGGCTGCCACTCCTGCTGCTTCTGATATGGTTCTCAGGGGCCCCTG GGCAGCGCTCGCCCTTGAATGACTTCCAGGTGCTTCGGGGTACGGAGCTGCAACACCTGCTACACTCAGTGGGGCCCGGGCCTTGGCAAGAAGATGTGGCAAATGCTGAGGAATGTGCAGGCCTCTGTGGGCCCCTCCTGGACTGCAG GGCCTTCCACTACAACTTGAGCAGCCATGGTTGCCAGTTGCTGCCATGGACCCAGCACTCACCTCATACACGACTGCAGCGTTCCGGGCGCTGTGACCTCTTCCAAAAGAAAA ACTATGTTCGCACCTGCATCGTGGACAACGGGGTCGAGTACCGGGGCACTGTGGCCATCACTGTGGGTGGCCTACCCTGCCAGCGCTGGAGCCACAGGTTTCCCAATGACCACAA GTTCACACCCACACTCCGGAACGGCTTGGAGGAGAACTTCTGCCGCAACCCGGACAGGGACCCGGGAGGTCCCTGGTGCTATACAACCGACCCTGCCGTGCGCTTCCAGAGCTGCGGCATAAAGTCCTGCCGAGAGG CCGCTTGCCTTTGGTGCAATGGCGAGGATTACCGCGGCTCAGTGGACAGCACCGAGTCAGGACGCGAATGTCAACGCTGGGACCTGCAGCACCCGCACCCACACCCCTTCGAGCCCGGCAA GTTTCTGGACAAAAATCTGGACGACAACTATTGCCGGAATCCGGACGGCTCGGAGCGGCCCTGGTGCTATACCACCGACCCGCAGATGGAGAGAGAGTTCTGCGACCTCCCCCGCTGCG GGTCCGAGGCACAGCCGAGCCAGGAAGCCACGACGCTCAACTGCTTCCGCGGGAAAGGCGAGGGCTACCGGGGCACAGTCAACACCACCGCCGCGGGCGTGCCCTGCCAGCGTTGGGATGCACAGCTCCCACATCAGCATCGCTTTGCGCCGGAAAAGTATGCGTGCAA AGACCTTCGGGAGAACTTCTGTCGAAACCCCGACGGATCGGAGGCGCCCTGGTGCTTCACATCGCGGCCTGGCATGCGCATGGCCTTCTGTTACCAGATCCGGCGCTGCACCGACGACGTGCGGCCCGAGG ACTGCTACCATGGCGCGGGGGAACTGTACCGCGGCTCTGTTAGCAAGACCCGAAAGGGCATCCGGTGTCAGAACTGGTCGGCTGAGACGCCACATAAGCCGCA GTTCAAGCACACTTCTGCCCCGCACACGCCCCTGGAGGAAAACTTCTGCCGGAACCCAGACGGGGATAGTCACGGGCCCTGGTGCTACACCACGGACCCAGGAACTCCATTCGACTACTGTGCGCTGCGGCGCTGTG ATGATGACCAACAGCCGTCCATCCTGGAGACTGCAC ACCAGGTGCTGTTTGATAAATGTGGCAAGAGAGTGACACGAGTGGACCCGTTGCACTCCAAGCTGCGTGTGGTCGGGGGCCAGCCTGGGAACTCACCCTGGACAGTCAGCTTGCGCAACCG GCAGGGCCAGCACTTCTGCGGAGGCTCCCTAGTGAAGGAGCAGTGGGTTCTGACTGCCCGGCAGTGTTTCTCCTCCTG CCATATGTCTCTCGTGGGCTATGAGGTGTGGCTGGGCACCCTGTTCCAGGACCCACAGCCTGGGGAGCCAGACCTGCAGCACATCCCAATGGCCAAGATGGTCTGTGGGCCCTCTGGTTCCCAGCTTGTTCTGCTCAAGTTGGAGAG ACCCGTGATCCTGAACCAGCGTGTGGCCCTGATCTGCCTGCCCCCTGAGCGGTATGTGGTGCCTCCAGGCACCAGGTGTGAGATTGCAGGCTGGGGTGAGACCAAAG GTACAGGGGATGACACGGTCCTGAACATAGCCCTCCTGAGTGTCATCTCCAACCAGGAATGTAATGTCAAGCACCGAGGACGCGTACGGGAGAGTGAGATGTGTACTGCAGGACTGCTGGCCCCAGTGGGAGCCTGTGAG GGTGACTACGGGGGCCCACTTGCCTGCTTTACTCATGACTGCTGGGTCCTGCAGGGAATTATAATCCCCAACCGAGTGTGCGCACGGCCCCGCTGGCCAGCCATCTTCATGCGTGTCTCTGTGTTTGTGGACTGGATTCACAAGGTCATGAGGCTGGGCTAG
- the MST1 gene encoding hepatocyte growth factor-like protein isoform X4, with product MGLWWVTVQPPARRMGWLPLLLLLIWFSGAPGQRSPLNDFQVLRGTELQHLLHSVGPGPWQEDVANAEECAGLCGPLLDCRAFHYNLSSHGCQLLPWTQHSPHTRLQRSGRCDLFQKKNYVRTCIVDNGVEYRGTVAITVGGLPCQRWSHRFPNDHKFTPTLRNGLEENFCRNPDRDPGGPWCYTTDPAVRFQSCGIKSCREAACLWCNGEDYRGSVDSTESGRECQRWDLQHPHPHPFEPGFWTKIWTTTIAGIRTARSGPGAIPPTRRWRESSATSPAAVQREGGPWEGTWDTWGRGLGARGRAGRDPAKGQRPWGSAPARHRVSAPTPAPTGLGPSKGPRHSRARKPRRSTASAGKARATGAQSTPPPRACPASVGMHSSHISIALRRKSMRAKTFGRTSVETPTDRRRPGASHRGLACAWPSVTRSGAAPTTCGPRTATMARGNCTAALLARPERASGVRTGRLRRHISRSSSTLLPRTRPWRKTSAGTQTGIVTGPGATPRTQELHSTTVRCGAVMMTNSRPSWRLHVWTWARRSLWPLCTPRSIQLGVSPSTLCPLDQVLFDKCGKRVTRVDPLHSKLRVVGGQPGNSPWTVSLRNRQGQHFCGGSLVKEQWVLTARQCFSS from the exons ATGGGGCTGTGGTGGGTCACAGTGCAGCCTCCAGCCAGGAGGATGGGGTGGCTGCCACTCCTGCTGCTTCTGATATGGTTCTCAGGGGCCCCTG GGCAGCGCTCGCCCTTGAATGACTTCCAGGTGCTTCGGGGTACGGAGCTGCAACACCTGCTACACTCAGTGGGGCCCGGGCCTTGGCAAGAAGATGTGGCAAATGCTGAGGAATGTGCAGGCCTCTGTGGGCCCCTCCTGGACTGCAG GGCCTTCCACTACAACTTGAGCAGCCATGGTTGCCAGTTGCTGCCATGGACCCAGCACTCACCTCATACACGACTGCAGCGTTCCGGGCGCTGTGACCTCTTCCAAAAGAAAA ACTATGTTCGCACCTGCATCGTGGACAACGGGGTCGAGTACCGGGGCACTGTGGCCATCACTGTGGGTGGCCTACCCTGCCAGCGCTGGAGCCACAGGTTTCCCAATGACCACAA GTTCACACCCACACTCCGGAACGGCTTGGAGGAGAACTTCTGCCGCAACCCGGACAGGGACCCGGGAGGTCCCTGGTGCTATACAACCGACCCTGCCGTGCGCTTCCAGAGCTGCGGCATAAAGTCCTGCCGAGAGG CCGCTTGCCTTTGGTGCAATGGCGAGGATTACCGCGGCTCAGTGGACAGCACCGAGTCAGGACGCGAATGTCAACGCTGGGACCTGCAGCACCCGCACCCACACCCCTTCGAGCCCG GTTTCTGGACAAAAATCTGGACGACAACTATTGCCGGAATCCGGACGGCTCGGAGCGGCCCTGGTGCTATACCACCGACCCGCAGATGGAGAGAGAGTTCTGCGACCTCCCCCGCTGCGGTACAGCGTGAGGGCGGGCCCTGGGAGGGCACCTGGGATACGTGGGGGCGTGGCCTGGGGGCGAGAGGCAGGGCTGGGCGTGACCCGGCGAAGGGCCAGAGACCCTGGGGCTCCGCACCAGCCCGCCACCGGGTCTCAGCTCCGACTCCGGCTCCGACCGGCCTCGGTCCATCCAAGGGTCCGAGGCACAGCCGAGCCAGGAAGCCACGACGCTCAACTGCTTCCGCGGGAAAGGCGAGGGCTACCGGGGCACAGTCAACACCACCGCCGCGGGCGTGCCCTGCCAGCGTTGGGATGCACAGCTCCCACATCAGCATCGCTTTGCGCCGGAAAAGTATGCGTGCAA AGACCTTCGGGAGAACTTCTGTCGAAACCCCGACGGATCGGAGGCGCCCTGGTGCTTCACATCGCGGCCTGGCATGCGCATGGCCTTCTGTTACCAGATCCGGCGCTGCACCGACGACGTGCGGCCCGAGG ACTGCTACCATGGCGCGGGGGAACTGTACCGCGGCTCTGTTAGCAAGACCCGAAAGGGCATCCGGTGTCAGAACTGGTCGGCTGAGACGCCACATAAGCCGCA GTTCAAGCACACTTCTGCCCCGCACACGCCCCTGGAGGAAAACTTCTGCCGGAACCCAGACGGGGATAGTCACGGGCCCTGGTGCTACACCACGGACCCAGGAACTCCATTCGACTACTGTGCGCTGCGGCGCTGTG ATGATGACCAACAGCCGTCCATCCTGGAGACTGCACGTATGGACCTGGGCCAGGCGTTCCTTGTGGCCCCTTTGCACCCCCAGGTCCATCCAGTTGGGGGTCTCACCCAGCACACTCTGTCCCCTAGACCAGGTGCTGTTTGATAAATGTGGCAAGAGAGTGACACGAGTGGACCCGTTGCACTCCAAGCTGCGTGTGGTCGGGGGCCAGCCTGGGAACTCACCCTGGACAGTCAGCTTGCGCAACCG GCAGGGCCAGCACTTCTGCGGAGGCTCCCTAGTGAAGGAGCAGTGGGTTCTGACTGCCCGGCAGTGTTTCTCCTCCTG A
- the MST1 gene encoding hepatocyte growth factor-like protein isoform X5, translated as MGLWWVTVQPPARRMGWLPLLLLLIWFSGAPGQRSPLNDFQVLRGTELQHLLHSVGPGPWQEDVANAEECAGLCGPLLDCRAFHYNLSSHGCQLLPWTQHSPHTRLQRSGRCDLFQKKNYVRTCIVDNGVEYRGTVAITVGGLPCQRWSHRFPNDHKFTPTLRNGLEENFCRNPDRDPGGPWCYTTDPAVRFQSCGIKSCREAACLWCNGEDYRGSVDSTESGRECQRWDLQHPHPHPFEPGFWTKIWTTTIAGIRTARSGPGAIPPTRRWRESSATSPAAVQREGGPWEGTWDTWGRGLGARGRAGRDPAKGQRPWGSAPARHRVSAPTPAPTGLGPSKGPRHSRARKPRRSTASAGKARATGAQSTPPPRACPASVGMHSSHISIALRRKSMRAKTFGRTSVETPTDRRRPGASHRGLACAWPSVTRSGAAPTTCGPRTATMARGNCTAALLARPERASGVRTGRLRRHISRSSSTLLPRTRPWRKTSAGTQTGIVTGPGATPRTQELHSTTVRCGAVMMTNSRPSWRLHVWTWARRSLWPLCTPRSIQLGVSPSTLCPLDQVLFDKCGKRVTRVDPLHSKLRVVGGQPGNSPWTVSLRNRHLPWQVTR; from the exons ATGGGGCTGTGGTGGGTCACAGTGCAGCCTCCAGCCAGGAGGATGGGGTGGCTGCCACTCCTGCTGCTTCTGATATGGTTCTCAGGGGCCCCTG GGCAGCGCTCGCCCTTGAATGACTTCCAGGTGCTTCGGGGTACGGAGCTGCAACACCTGCTACACTCAGTGGGGCCCGGGCCTTGGCAAGAAGATGTGGCAAATGCTGAGGAATGTGCAGGCCTCTGTGGGCCCCTCCTGGACTGCAG GGCCTTCCACTACAACTTGAGCAGCCATGGTTGCCAGTTGCTGCCATGGACCCAGCACTCACCTCATACACGACTGCAGCGTTCCGGGCGCTGTGACCTCTTCCAAAAGAAAA ACTATGTTCGCACCTGCATCGTGGACAACGGGGTCGAGTACCGGGGCACTGTGGCCATCACTGTGGGTGGCCTACCCTGCCAGCGCTGGAGCCACAGGTTTCCCAATGACCACAA GTTCACACCCACACTCCGGAACGGCTTGGAGGAGAACTTCTGCCGCAACCCGGACAGGGACCCGGGAGGTCCCTGGTGCTATACAACCGACCCTGCCGTGCGCTTCCAGAGCTGCGGCATAAAGTCCTGCCGAGAGG CCGCTTGCCTTTGGTGCAATGGCGAGGATTACCGCGGCTCAGTGGACAGCACCGAGTCAGGACGCGAATGTCAACGCTGGGACCTGCAGCACCCGCACCCACACCCCTTCGAGCCCG GTTTCTGGACAAAAATCTGGACGACAACTATTGCCGGAATCCGGACGGCTCGGAGCGGCCCTGGTGCTATACCACCGACCCGCAGATGGAGAGAGAGTTCTGCGACCTCCCCCGCTGCGGTACAGCGTGAGGGCGGGCCCTGGGAGGGCACCTGGGATACGTGGGGGCGTGGCCTGGGGGCGAGAGGCAGGGCTGGGCGTGACCCGGCGAAGGGCCAGAGACCCTGGGGCTCCGCACCAGCCCGCCACCGGGTCTCAGCTCCGACTCCGGCTCCGACCGGCCTCGGTCCATCCAAGGGTCCGAGGCACAGCCGAGCCAGGAAGCCACGACGCTCAACTGCTTCCGCGGGAAAGGCGAGGGCTACCGGGGCACAGTCAACACCACCGCCGCGGGCGTGCCCTGCCAGCGTTGGGATGCACAGCTCCCACATCAGCATCGCTTTGCGCCGGAAAAGTATGCGTGCAA AGACCTTCGGGAGAACTTCTGTCGAAACCCCGACGGATCGGAGGCGCCCTGGTGCTTCACATCGCGGCCTGGCATGCGCATGGCCTTCTGTTACCAGATCCGGCGCTGCACCGACGACGTGCGGCCCGAGG ACTGCTACCATGGCGCGGGGGAACTGTACCGCGGCTCTGTTAGCAAGACCCGAAAGGGCATCCGGTGTCAGAACTGGTCGGCTGAGACGCCACATAAGCCGCA GTTCAAGCACACTTCTGCCCCGCACACGCCCCTGGAGGAAAACTTCTGCCGGAACCCAGACGGGGATAGTCACGGGCCCTGGTGCTACACCACGGACCCAGGAACTCCATTCGACTACTGTGCGCTGCGGCGCTGTG ATGATGACCAACAGCCGTCCATCCTGGAGACTGCACGTATGGACCTGGGCCAGGCGTTCCTTGTGGCCCCTTTGCACCCCCAGGTCCATCCAGTTGGGGGTCTCACCCAGCACACTCTGTCCCCTAGACCAGGTGCTGTTTGATAAATGTGGCAAGAGAGTGACACGAGTGGACCCGTTGCACTCCAAGCTGCGTGTGGTCGGGGGCCAGCCTGGGAACTCACCCTGGACAGTCAGCTTGCGCAACCG CCACCTTCCCTGGCAAGTCACCAGGTGA